One genomic region from Saprospiraceae bacterium encodes:
- a CDS encoding trehalose synthase, with protein MEIGKKIITPISWDAVFDNKAFQRDLEELSLPDYIQNCRWFAGKSSTIKHIRIQHHLKINDKTNLFYILILEVQFKEAFSQQYLLPLALVPEQEESAYALLPYICRIETAEIEGVLYDALYIPLFRELLFAYLIKNKSINPGYGVIQFERADAFQVSSKSKKTSEILKAEQSNTSIVYNDHYFFKWFRRVFPESNPDLEISRFLNLNQFPYTAQYLGGISWLRPDKSPISLGLMQQKVDNEGDAWRWMLDKVNVFFENFDKDPKLRLSWASKEKLFEPIKASNLSPQVTELLTKDFIKAVITMGKRTAQMHIALAKDNGQVSFTPVPFNPDYSVWLKNKVSYLFDQRIGLLEKNITKLRGLAREYGQTFLDKRNEVLEEILGFDESKLRSMRTRVHGDFHLGQMLVHTDDFYILDFEGEPESTIRDRKVKQSPLKDVAGMLRSFHYAIYATLFNEDIKWSLSQDDLFDLAERFYHLLCGLYLQGFIRTAIKGGLDIGYKPEIHYLLRYHLLEKAVYELGYELNSRPAWAIIPLRGIMRIMQF; from the coding sequence ATGGAAATCGGAAAAAAAATCATCACCCCTATCTCCTGGGATGCCGTGTTTGACAATAAAGCATTCCAAAGAGATCTCGAAGAGCTGAGCCTGCCTGATTATATCCAGAACTGCCGATGGTTTGCCGGCAAAAGCAGCACCATCAAACATATCCGCATCCAACATCACCTTAAGATCAATGACAAAACCAATTTGTTTTACATCCTGATCCTCGAAGTGCAGTTTAAAGAAGCCTTCAGTCAGCAATATCTTTTACCTCTCGCTCTGGTACCTGAACAAGAAGAGAGTGCCTACGCACTTTTGCCCTATATCTGCAGAATAGAGACAGCAGAAATAGAAGGCGTATTATATGATGCTTTGTACATCCCTTTATTCAGAGAATTATTATTTGCCTATCTGATCAAAAACAAGTCGATCAACCCCGGATATGGGGTCATACAATTCGAGCGAGCTGATGCTTTTCAGGTCTCGTCCAAATCAAAGAAAACTTCAGAAATATTAAAAGCTGAACAAAGCAATACCTCTATAGTATACAATGACCATTATTTTTTCAAATGGTTTAGAAGGGTATTTCCTGAGAGCAACCCTGATTTGGAGATTTCCCGATTTTTGAATCTAAATCAATTTCCATACACTGCCCAATATCTTGGCGGCATCAGTTGGTTGAGGCCGGATAAATCGCCCATCTCCCTGGGTTTGATGCAACAAAAAGTAGATAACGAAGGGGATGCCTGGAGGTGGATGCTGGACAAAGTCAATGTATTTTTTGAAAATTTTGATAAAGACCCTAAGCTCCGGTTGAGCTGGGCCAGCAAAGAAAAGCTGTTTGAACCCATCAAGGCCAGTAATTTGTCGCCGCAGGTTACAGAGCTTTTGACGAAGGATTTTATCAAAGCGGTTATCACCATGGGGAAACGCACCGCCCAAATGCATATCGCCCTGGCCAAGGACAATGGGCAGGTATCCTTTACTCCGGTACCCTTTAATCCGGACTACAGTGTTTGGCTAAAAAACAAAGTAAGTTATCTTTTTGACCAACGTATAGGGCTTTTAGAAAAAAATATCACCAAGCTGAGAGGACTCGCACGAGAATATGGGCAGACCTTTCTGGATAAGCGCAATGAAGTATTGGAGGAAATCCTTGGTTTTGATGAAAGTAAGCTCAGGAGTATGCGCACGAGGGTACATGGTGATTTTCATCTTGGACAGATGTTGGTGCACACAGACGATTTTTATATTCTCGACTTCGAAGGCGAGCCCGAAAGTACTATCCGTGACCGGAAAGTAAAACAAAGCCCACTCAAAGATGTCGCTGGCATGCTGCGCTCTTTTCATTATGCTATCTATGCCACTTTATTCAATGAGGATATTAAATGGTCCTTGTCACAGGATGATTTATTTGACCTTGCAGAAAGATTTTACCATTTATTGTGCGGCCTTTATCTTCAGGGGTTCATCCGTACAGCTATAAAAGGCGGGCTGGACATTGGCTATAAACCGGAGATCCATTATTTACTTCGATATCACTTGCTCGAAAAAGCAGTCTACGAATTAGGATACGAATTAAATAGTAGGCCAGCCTGGGCTATCATACCGCTCAGAGGCATTATGAGGATCATGCAGTTTTAA
- the lpxK gene encoding tetraacyldisaccharide 4'-kinase, whose amino-acid sequence MIREYLVKVLLSPFSLLYGLGVSIRNLLYQKGVLRPARFDIPIISVGNLSIGGTGKSPHIEYLVRWLKEYMPVAILSRGYKRESTGFQLGQQFPSVKIIGDEPYQFLSKFPDVPIAVSENRELGIPYLLKSYPDTRLVLLDDAFQHLSVKPYINILLTSYEAPFTRDYLLPSGRLREWRSSYTRADIIIVTKCPPGLISTEASTLLKEINPASHQSIFFTEYNYQLPYYIFNPRYRINWNKEMYVLLLSGIANTDYLELYLKDRVAHVQLLSFADHHWYSNFDLGQIKRQFDELPGPNKLILTTEKDASRLSLHRGYLIENKIPMFVLPVEVNFLWNEEQRFKDTIAQKLIEFKS is encoded by the coding sequence GTGATCAGGGAATACCTTGTAAAAGTTTTATTGTCTCCATTTTCATTATTATATGGCCTGGGAGTAAGTATTCGCAACCTATTATACCAAAAAGGAGTACTGCGACCGGCCCGATTTGATATCCCGATCATCAGTGTGGGTAACTTGAGCATCGGTGGTACCGGCAAATCACCTCATATCGAATACCTGGTTCGATGGCTCAAAGAATATATGCCCGTAGCCATTTTAAGCAGGGGGTATAAAAGAGAAAGTACCGGATTTCAGCTTGGCCAACAATTTCCCTCTGTAAAAATCATCGGAGATGAGCCTTATCAGTTTCTGTCAAAATTTCCTGATGTCCCGATAGCAGTATCAGAAAATAGAGAGTTGGGCATACCGTATTTGTTAAAGTCTTATCCTGATACCAGGCTCGTGCTTTTAGACGATGCTTTTCAACATCTCAGTGTCAAACCGTATATCAATATCCTACTGACTTCTTACGAGGCCCCTTTTACCAGGGATTATCTGTTGCCTTCCGGGAGACTGAGAGAATGGAGATCAAGTTATACCCGTGCAGATATCATCATCGTGACCAAGTGCCCTCCGGGATTGATCAGTACTGAAGCCAGCACCCTCCTCAAAGAAATAAATCCGGCAAGTCATCAATCTATATTCTTCACCGAGTACAACTACCAATTGCCGTATTATATTTTCAACCCACGATATCGTATCAATTGGAATAAAGAGATGTATGTCCTACTGCTCTCAGGTATCGCCAATACGGATTACCTGGAACTCTATTTAAAAGATCGGGTGGCCCATGTACAGCTTTTATCTTTTGCTGATCATCATTGGTATAGCAACTTTGATCTGGGCCAGATCAAACGACAATTTGATGAACTGCCCGGGCCCAACAAGCTGATATTGACCACAGAAAAAGACGCTTCCAGGCTCAGCCTGCATCGGGGCTATTTGATCGAGAATAAAATCCCGATGTTTGTCCTTCCGGTAGAAGTCAATTTTCTATGGAATGAAGAACAAAGATTTAAAGATACTATAGCTCAAAAACTCATTGAATTTAAATCATAA
- a CDS encoding DUF2851 family protein produces the protein MEITEELLYFIWKFRYYDFQHLVTADGEKLEIVHPGFRNDNAGPDFSQAKIKIDDTLWAGSVEIHIMASEWQSHKHQLDPAYNNVTLHVVWKKDAMTLNEAGVEIPCLELYDRVDSSMIRQYDFLMKNEKWVPCADQIHTTPDLVKKNWLQRLMAERLASKSASILVALKHQKEDWQSVAYQKLARALGTQVNGEAMEMLARICPLSIIGKHKDQLLQIEALLFGQSGLLPTAHSEQEYLNKLRLEYDFLKNKYTLIPMQRVQWKFLRMRPTNFPTIRIAQLARLLFQSQHLFSKLIAAEEVKEIIHLLDVTVSHYWKDHFTFDTEASSPKEKRLGKLSIHTIVINTVCPLLFAYGLSTDDEKYKEKALRFLSELPAEVNAITRSWAALGVQADSAMDSQALIQLKNNFCNEKKCLYCSIGHQLLKQTK, from the coding sequence ATGGAGATCACCGAAGAGCTGCTTTATTTTATCTGGAAGTTTCGGTATTATGATTTTCAACATCTGGTGACTGCTGATGGAGAAAAGCTCGAAATCGTACATCCAGGTTTCCGCAATGATAATGCAGGGCCCGATTTTTCTCAAGCTAAAATCAAAATCGACGATACGCTATGGGCTGGCTCGGTAGAAATACATATCATGGCATCTGAATGGCAATCACATAAACATCAGCTCGATCCGGCTTACAATAATGTCACGCTACATGTGGTCTGGAAAAAAGATGCTATGACTTTAAATGAGGCTGGTGTCGAAATCCCTTGTCTCGAATTGTATGATCGGGTCGATAGTAGCATGATCCGGCAGTATGATTTTCTCATGAAAAATGAAAAATGGGTGCCTTGTGCAGACCAGATCCATACAACCCCTGACCTTGTAAAAAAAAATTGGTTGCAAAGATTGATGGCAGAAAGATTAGCGTCCAAATCTGCGTCGATCTTAGTAGCACTTAAGCATCAAAAAGAAGATTGGCAGTCGGTAGCCTATCAAAAGTTGGCCAGAGCCCTGGGTACCCAGGTCAATGGTGAGGCCATGGAGATGCTCGCAAGGATATGCCCGCTGAGTATTATCGGCAAACACAAGGATCAGCTATTACAAATTGAGGCTTTGCTCTTTGGTCAGTCAGGTCTTTTACCTACAGCTCATAGTGAACAGGAATACCTCAATAAGCTTCGCCTGGAATATGATTTTTTGAAAAATAAATATACCCTGATACCGATGCAACGCGTGCAATGGAAATTTCTGCGCATGCGTCCTACCAATTTTCCAACCATTCGCATAGCACAATTGGCGAGACTCTTGTTTCAATCACAACATCTTTTTTCAAAACTGATAGCGGCTGAAGAAGTCAAAGAAATCATTCATTTATTAGATGTCACTGTATCCCATTACTGGAAAGATCATTTCACTTTTGACACGGAAGCCTCGTCACCTAAAGAAAAAAGACTTGGAAAACTATCTATCCATACGATCGTGATCAATACGGTATGTCCTTTGTTATTTGCTTATGGTCTGAGTACCGATGATGAAAAATATAAAGAAAAGGCTTTGAGGTTTTTGAGTGAATTGCCGGCAGAGGTCAATGCTATCACCAGGTCCTGGGCAGCACTGGGAGTGCAGGCAGACAGTGCGATGGACAGTCAAGCTTTAATTCAATTGAAAAACAATTTTTGCAATGAGAAAAAATGCCTTTATTGCAGTATCGGGCATCAACTCTTAAAACAAACGAAGTGA
- a CDS encoding rhodanese-like domain-containing protein, protein MTAHLRCQSSSPVTGKVANPAFDQTISSMISFSVPILSVKEAKVMEQVTYLDAREPAEFDTSHIPGAVFIGFDHWDSQAVQALPKDHTLVVYCSIGYRSEKIAGKLKKMGFQNVYNLYGSIFEWANEGNSLVSNNNTPTLKLHTYNKKWGKWVDNPSIQKVW, encoded by the coding sequence TTGACAGCACATCTACGATGTCAATCATCGAGTCCGGTGACGGGCAAAGTAGCCAATCCAGCTTTTGATCAGACTATTTCCTCGATGATATCCTTTTCTGTTCCGATCCTGTCTGTCAAGGAAGCCAAAGTCATGGAACAGGTGACCTACCTTGATGCCCGCGAACCTGCCGAGTTTGACACCAGCCATATCCCCGGAGCAGTATTCATTGGTTTCGATCATTGGGATAGCCAGGCAGTCCAGGCTCTACCTAAAGACCACACGCTCGTGGTATATTGTTCTATTGGCTATCGCAGTGAAAAAATAGCTGGCAAACTAAAAAAAATGGGCTTTCAAAATGTATACAACTTGTATGGTAGCATATTTGAGTGGGCCAATGAAGGCAATTCATTAGTAAGCAATAATAATACCCCCACGCTCAAATTGCATACCTACAATAAAAAATGGGGCAAATGGGTAGACAACCCCTCCATCCAAAAGGTCTGGTAG
- a CDS encoding DUF5009 domain-containing protein has translation MLSLDVYRGVIMTLLALESTGLYEHLIEMTREGGLAHGFLKQFFHHPWHGLRFWDLIQPAFMYMAGISLAYSLKSQREKGFTWSQSFKKTLKRCGWLFFWGVLDYAVRPSGLSFELWDVLTQLSFTILVAFLIFNWKASYQIAFCTGLLILTEILYRFTGIPGFDQPFTDQHNFGNWMDLVLMNKINGGGWVAINCIPTAVHTIAGALTGKLLISQRGQALKSIVYGALVCLAMGYLIDLSGLTPIIKRIATSSFTLSSLGWCLAGLAWFYWWIDLKDHRNYVRFFTILGMNSMFIYLFFEIIGSRWFNGYITAIATGLMNIVNSPPALSAIISSLCIFVLEWGMCWWLWKKKIFFRV, from the coding sequence TTGTTATCGCTGGATGTGTACCGTGGAGTCATCATGACCTTATTGGCTTTGGAGAGTACCGGACTCTATGAACATTTGATAGAAATGACCCGGGAAGGAGGTTTAGCTCATGGTTTTCTCAAACAATTTTTTCATCATCCCTGGCATGGGTTGCGGTTTTGGGATTTGATTCAGCCGGCATTTATGTATATGGCCGGCATTTCTCTGGCTTATTCCCTAAAATCGCAACGTGAAAAAGGATTCACCTGGAGCCAGTCATTTAAAAAGACCTTGAAGCGCTGCGGCTGGTTATTTTTCTGGGGTGTTCTCGACTATGCTGTTCGGCCCTCGGGGCTTTCATTTGAGCTTTGGGATGTCCTGACACAATTGTCTTTTACCATCCTGGTTGCTTTTTTGATCTTTAATTGGAAGGCCAGTTATCAAATCGCATTTTGCACAGGCTTATTAATACTTACAGAGATCCTTTACCGATTTACAGGTATCCCTGGTTTTGATCAGCCTTTTACTGATCAACATAATTTTGGCAATTGGATGGACCTGGTCCTGATGAATAAAATCAATGGTGGGGGTTGGGTCGCAATCAATTGTATCCCTACTGCTGTACATACCATCGCCGGAGCTCTGACCGGAAAGTTATTGATCAGCCAGCGGGGCCAGGCATTAAAGAGTATTGTGTATGGAGCCCTGGTTTGCCTCGCCATGGGCTATCTCATTGATCTTTCAGGATTGACTCCGATCATCAAAAGAATAGCAACCAGCTCTTTTACTTTGAGCTCTCTGGGGTGGTGTCTGGCCGGTTTGGCTTGGTTTTATTGGTGGATCGACCTCAAGGATCACCGTAATTATGTTCGATTTTTTACCATCCTGGGCATGAACTCCATGTTTATCTACCTGTTTTTTGAGATCATCGGTTCAAGATGGTTTAATGGATATATCACTGCTATCGCTACAGGTTTGATGAATATCGTGAACAGTCCGCCAGCACTTTCAGCGATCATCAGTTCACTCTGCATTTTTGTATTGGAATGGGGTATGTGTTGGTGGTTGTGGAAGAAAAAAATATTCTTTAGAGTATAA
- a CDS encoding DUF4256 domain-containing protein gives MTKMKKELSSKQLEELLLTLKTRFEKNKDRHKGIEWAKVEARLGSNTDRLWSLHEMEKTGGEPDVVGHDKKSGEYFFYDCSPESPRDRRSLCYDREALQSRKENKPKNNVLDMAASMGIELLSEEQYRALQQLGNFDTKTSSWVKTPAAIRKLGGAIFCDRRYDTVFVYHNGAESYYASRAFRGSLKV, from the coding sequence TTGACTAAAATGAAAAAGGAATTGTCATCAAAACAACTTGAAGAACTACTCCTTACCTTAAAAACCCGCTTTGAAAAAAATAAGGACCGGCATAAAGGGATAGAGTGGGCTAAGGTGGAGGCAAGGTTGGGATCTAATACAGATAGACTGTGGTCACTCCATGAAATGGAAAAAACAGGTGGCGAGCCAGATGTAGTAGGTCATGATAAAAAATCTGGCGAATATTTTTTCTATGATTGTTCACCGGAGAGTCCAAGGGATCGCCGAAGCCTTTGTTATGACCGCGAAGCATTACAATCAAGGAAAGAAAATAAACCGAAAAATAATGTTTTGGATATGGCGGCCAGCATGGGCATAGAGCTCTTATCTGAAGAACAGTATAGAGCCTTGCAGCAACTTGGAAATTTCGATACAAAAACTTCGAGCTGGGTCAAGACACCTGCTGCTATCAGAAAACTTGGCGGAGCCATTTTTTGTGATCGGCGATATGACACGGTATTCGTGTATCACAATGGTGCAGAGTCGTATTATGCTTCCAGGGCTTTCCGCGGCTCCCTAAAAGTCTAA
- a CDS encoding NAD-dependent epimerase/dehydratase family protein — MKQTILGSGGAIGIELAKALTTYTTDIRLVSRNPKKVNPNDEVFPADLTNREDIFKAIEGSEIVYVTVGFAYNSKVWQKLWTPFIRNVIDACIQHHAKLVFFDNVYAIGGDNVKHITEDSPISPSSKKGEVRAEVDRLILEAIDKMDLKAIIARSADFFSEVKGNSMVMNLIYDNLVKGKKAQWLGDASNIHSIGYTPDLAKGTAILGNTPDAYNQIWNLPTDPEKITGEGWVNLFAKEMNTSNKYQTLPNWLLKILGLFIPVMKELPEMNYQYDRDYFFDSSKFNKRFNYTPTKNAMAVKQTVDKLKNNES, encoded by the coding sequence ATGAAACAAACCATTTTAGGTTCAGGGGGTGCGATAGGCATCGAACTGGCAAAAGCGCTAACGACATATACCACTGATATACGGTTAGTGAGCCGCAACCCGAAGAAAGTAAATCCTAATGATGAAGTGTTTCCGGCAGACCTTACTAATCGCGAAGATATTTTTAAAGCTATAGAAGGCAGCGAAATAGTTTATGTTACAGTGGGTTTTGCTTACAACAGTAAGGTATGGCAAAAGTTATGGACGCCGTTTATCAGGAATGTAATAGATGCCTGCATTCAACACCACGCGAAATTAGTGTTCTTCGATAACGTGTACGCCATTGGAGGTGATAATGTAAAGCATATCACAGAGGATTCGCCAATCAGTCCGAGTAGTAAAAAGGGGGAAGTAAGAGCTGAAGTGGATCGGCTGATTTTAGAGGCCATTGATAAAATGGATTTGAAAGCCATCATTGCCCGATCGGCTGATTTCTTCAGCGAAGTAAAAGGCAATAGTATGGTAATGAACTTGATCTACGATAACCTTGTCAAAGGGAAAAAAGCACAATGGCTTGGTGATGCCAGTAATATTCACAGTATAGGTTATACTCCCGACCTTGCCAAAGGGACTGCTATACTTGGCAATACCCCGGATGCTTATAATCAGATATGGAACCTGCCCACCGATCCTGAAAAAATAACCGGCGAAGGCTGGGTAAATCTATTTGCTAAAGAAATGAACACAAGCAATAAATACCAGACACTGCCAAATTGGCTGTTAAAAATTTTGGGATTATTTATTCCCGTAATGAAGGAATTACCGGAGATGAACTACCAATATGATCGTGATTATTTTTTCGATAGTTCAAAGTTTAATAAGCGATTTAACTATACCCCCACTAAAAACGCAATGGCAGTAAAACAAACCGTTGACAAATTAAAAAACAACGAATCGTAA